The following coding sequences lie in one Phalacrocorax carbo chromosome 3, bPhaCar2.1, whole genome shotgun sequence genomic window:
- the LOC135312518 gene encoding ninein-like protein isoform X6, translated as MFLQYPADTNLAIALRKRLSSSTEEQVSLAELPAALDNALMVPRSGLQHAAVTSYGYKLQCLRIQVRQIARERDKARLDLEKVERRCLQLGRELDEQYVALEHTQSKLRDIQADIEAKELLLQQAINHQVKLEADTQFLQGKEASLQRRLNHTMKENIQLQNKVTEMAEKLVASEKLVLELQKELNRVVKDEVLWDQNGVLRRELERLRLQLQESRTERGLPAGGLSSQGSSLPLCHAPSTLVPTAACTETSLSMEPFQEQLQDLKVQLETKINYYKEEIELMEKNTERERKDSEESFKAEMCKMEDQKRDLEETVAKYWAVIDSLKEQKCVWSLKLEEWFELEQARVGQQHTEDIYHPGQQLDEDREELRMQRRDRESMRGELCQLLKENSLLKSQLGRLQQELRLAKEKGSEHDEKHVNELGREKVEDLADIAELTVLSEKSKGQVSHLNVKMRQLGHELTEHKAGHGAGPGTVQLQSQRLVEAERLQGADMATRLEHRQQHAACWMETELLRQQLKASEEKLLEAKASLSLARTRHALQLQQAKTQMNNMVPKKQFEQLQNSLREEQCKAQQLQENLHRQAEQTRRQLVRTQEEHEHLLQAAVEQAEGLDHNLRSTEAVLAQRVAQLKDTQAQLSRNKLLIKDLHKENSGFAMALHAAKLKQKSTEEKNQLLEEQASALKQLIGKITPASLSG; from the exons ATGTTTCTACAATATCCTGCAGACACAAATCTAGCCATCGCACTTAGAAAG AGGCTGAGTAGCAGCACAGAGGAGCAGGTaagcctggcagagctgcctgcagctttgGACAACGCACTCATGGTCCCCAGGAGCGGGCTTCAGCATGCAGCCGTCACCTCCTACGGATACAAACTGCAGTGCCTCAG GATCCAGGTGAGGCAGATCGCCAGGGAGAGGGACAAGGCAAGGCTGGACTTGGAAAAAGTGGAGAGACGCTGCCTGCAGCTTGGAAGAGAGTTAGACGAGCAGTACGTCGCTCTCGAGCACACCCAGAGCAAGCTCAG GGACATTCAGGCAGACATAGAGGCAAAAgagctgcttttgcagcaagCAATCAATCACCAAGTAAAGCTGGAGGCTGATACACAGTTCCTCCAGGGCAAAGAGGCCAGCCTGCAAAGGCGATTGAACCACACAATGAAG GAGAACATACAGCTGCAAAACAAGGTCACGGAGATGGCTGAGAAACTGGTGGCCTCTGAGAAGCTGGTGttggagctgcagaaagaactCAACCGTGTTGTGAAGGATGAG GTGCTGTGGGACCAGAATGGAGTGCTGCGGAGGGAGCTGGAAAGGCTGCGTCTCCAGCTACAGGAGAGCAGGACTGAGAGAGGGCTGCCAGCAGGAG GCCTGTCCTCACAGGGCTCCTCTCTGCCACTGTGTCATGCTCCCAGCACTCTTGTTCCCACAGCTGCATGCACAGAGACGTCACTGTCAATGGAGCCAttccaagagcagctgcaggaCCTGAAGGTACAGCTGGAAACCAAG ATAAACTATTACAAGGAGGAAATCGAgttaatggagaaaaacactgagagagagaggaaggacaGTGAGGAAAGCTTCAAGGCTGAGATGTGCAAGATGGAAGACCAGAAGAGAGACCTGGAAGAAACAGTTGCAAAGTACTGGGCTGTAATTGATAGCCTGAAAGAGCAAAAATGTGTGTGGAGCCTGAAGTTGGAGGAGTGGTTTGAGTTGGAGCAGGCCAGGGTGGGACAACAGCACACTGAAGACATTTACCATCCAGGGCAGCAGCTGGATGAGGATCGAGAAGAGCTGAGGATGCAGCGCAGGGACAGAGAGAGCATGAG GGGagagctgtgccagctgctgaaggagaacAGCTTGCTGAAAAGTCAACTTGGGAGACTCCAGCAAGAGCTGAGACTAGCAAAGGAGAAGGGCAGTGAACATGATGA GAAGCACGTGAACGAGTTGGGCAGAGAGAAGGTGGAGGATCTGGCAGATATAGCAGAGTTAACAGTGTTG AGTGAGAAGAGCAAGGGGCAGGTCTCTCACCTGAATGTCAAGATGCGTCAGCTGGGCCACGAACTCACTGAGCACAAGGCCGGCCATGGTGCTGGCCCTGGCACTGtccagctgcagagccagaggCTTGTGGAGGCTGAGCGGCTACAAGGAGCAGATATGGCCACAAGGCTGGAGCACCGCCAGCAGCATGCAGCATGTTGGATGGAGACAGAGCTGCTCCGACAGCAGCTCAAGGCCTCAGAGGAGAAG CTCTTGGAAGCCAAAGCAAGCCTGAGTCTGGCCCGGACTCGACACGCTCTGCAGTTGCAGCAGGCCAAGACCCAGATGAACAACATGGTGCCAAAGAAGCAGTTTGAGCAGCTGCAAAACAGCTTGAGGGAGGAACAGTGCAAGGCTCAGCAGCTCCAGGAAAACCTACACCGGCAGGCTGAGCAGACACGCAGGCAACTGGTCAGGACTCAG GAGGAACACGAGcatctgctgcaggcagctgtggagCAGGCGGAGGGGTTGGACCACAATCTGAGGAGCActgaagctgtgctggcacagagGGTGGCTCAGCTCAAAGACACCCAG GCCCAACTCTCCAGGAACAAACTGCTGATCAAAGACCTCCACAAGGAGAACAGCGGGTTTGCAATGGCTCTGCATGCGGCTAAGCTGAAGCAGAAGAGCACtgaggagaagaaccagctgTTGGAGGAGCAAGCCTCAGCTCTGAAGCAACTCATAGGAAAAATCACACCAGCATCTCTGAGTGGTTGA
- the LOC135312518 gene encoding ninein-like protein isoform X1 yields MFLQYPADTNLAIALRKRLSSSTEEQVSLAELPAALDNALMVPRSGLQHAAVTSYGYKLQCLRIQVRQIARERDKARLDLEKVERRCLQLGRELDEQYVALEHTQSKLRDIQADIEAKELLLQQAINHQVKLEADTQFLQGKEASLQRRLNHTMKENIQLQNKVTEMAEKLVASEKLVLELQKELNRVVKDELGQEEPHSPELLDQSKCFAEIVLEYERQCQVLWDQNGVLRRELERLRLQLQESRTERGLPAGGLSSQGSSLPLCHAPSTLVPTAACTETSLSMEPFQEQLQDLKVQLETKINYYKEEIELMEKNTERERKDSEESFKAEMCKMEDQKRDLEETVAKYWAVIDSLKEQKCVWSLKLEEWFELEQARVGQQHTEDIYHPGQQLDEDREELRMQRRDRESMRGELCQLLKENSLLKSQLGRLQQELRLAKEKGSEHDEKHVNELGREKVEDLADIAELTVLSEKSKGQVSHLNVKMRQLGHELTEHKAGHGAGPGTVQLQSQRLVEAERLQGADMATRLEHRQQHAACWMETELLRQQLKASEEKLLEAKASLSLARTRHALQLQQAKTQMNNMVPKKQFEQLQNSLREEQCKAQQLQENLHRQAEQTRRQLVRTQEEHEHLLQAAVEQAEGLDHNLRSTEAVLAQRVAQLKDTQAQLSRNKLLIKDLHKENSGFAMALHAAKLKQKSTEEKNQLLEEQASALKQLIGKITPASLSG; encoded by the exons ATGTTTCTACAATATCCTGCAGACACAAATCTAGCCATCGCACTTAGAAAG AGGCTGAGTAGCAGCACAGAGGAGCAGGTaagcctggcagagctgcctgcagctttgGACAACGCACTCATGGTCCCCAGGAGCGGGCTTCAGCATGCAGCCGTCACCTCCTACGGATACAAACTGCAGTGCCTCAG GATCCAGGTGAGGCAGATCGCCAGGGAGAGGGACAAGGCAAGGCTGGACTTGGAAAAAGTGGAGAGACGCTGCCTGCAGCTTGGAAGAGAGTTAGACGAGCAGTACGTCGCTCTCGAGCACACCCAGAGCAAGCTCAG GGACATTCAGGCAGACATAGAGGCAAAAgagctgcttttgcagcaagCAATCAATCACCAAGTAAAGCTGGAGGCTGATACACAGTTCCTCCAGGGCAAAGAGGCCAGCCTGCAAAGGCGATTGAACCACACAATGAAG GAGAACATACAGCTGCAAAACAAGGTCACGGAGATGGCTGAGAAACTGGTGGCCTCTGAGAAGCTGGTGttggagctgcagaaagaactCAACCGTGTTGTGAAGGATGAG CTGGGCCAGGAGGAGCCCCACAGCCCAGAGCTCCTGGACCAGAGCAAGTGCTTTGCAGAGATTGTCTTGGAGTATGAGCGGCAGTGCCAG GTGCTGTGGGACCAGAATGGAGTGCTGCGGAGGGAGCTGGAAAGGCTGCGTCTCCAGCTACAGGAGAGCAGGACTGAGAGAGGGCTGCCAGCAGGAG GCCTGTCCTCACAGGGCTCCTCTCTGCCACTGTGTCATGCTCCCAGCACTCTTGTTCCCACAGCTGCATGCACAGAGACGTCACTGTCAATGGAGCCAttccaagagcagctgcaggaCCTGAAGGTACAGCTGGAAACCAAG ATAAACTATTACAAGGAGGAAATCGAgttaatggagaaaaacactgagagagagaggaaggacaGTGAGGAAAGCTTCAAGGCTGAGATGTGCAAGATGGAAGACCAGAAGAGAGACCTGGAAGAAACAGTTGCAAAGTACTGGGCTGTAATTGATAGCCTGAAAGAGCAAAAATGTGTGTGGAGCCTGAAGTTGGAGGAGTGGTTTGAGTTGGAGCAGGCCAGGGTGGGACAACAGCACACTGAAGACATTTACCATCCAGGGCAGCAGCTGGATGAGGATCGAGAAGAGCTGAGGATGCAGCGCAGGGACAGAGAGAGCATGAG GGGagagctgtgccagctgctgaaggagaacAGCTTGCTGAAAAGTCAACTTGGGAGACTCCAGCAAGAGCTGAGACTAGCAAAGGAGAAGGGCAGTGAACATGATGA GAAGCACGTGAACGAGTTGGGCAGAGAGAAGGTGGAGGATCTGGCAGATATAGCAGAGTTAACAGTGTTG AGTGAGAAGAGCAAGGGGCAGGTCTCTCACCTGAATGTCAAGATGCGTCAGCTGGGCCACGAACTCACTGAGCACAAGGCCGGCCATGGTGCTGGCCCTGGCACTGtccagctgcagagccagaggCTTGTGGAGGCTGAGCGGCTACAAGGAGCAGATATGGCCACAAGGCTGGAGCACCGCCAGCAGCATGCAGCATGTTGGATGGAGACAGAGCTGCTCCGACAGCAGCTCAAGGCCTCAGAGGAGAAG CTCTTGGAAGCCAAAGCAAGCCTGAGTCTGGCCCGGACTCGACACGCTCTGCAGTTGCAGCAGGCCAAGACCCAGATGAACAACATGGTGCCAAAGAAGCAGTTTGAGCAGCTGCAAAACAGCTTGAGGGAGGAACAGTGCAAGGCTCAGCAGCTCCAGGAAAACCTACACCGGCAGGCTGAGCAGACACGCAGGCAACTGGTCAGGACTCAG GAGGAACACGAGcatctgctgcaggcagctgtggagCAGGCGGAGGGGTTGGACCACAATCTGAGGAGCActgaagctgtgctggcacagagGGTGGCTCAGCTCAAAGACACCCAG GCCCAACTCTCCAGGAACAAACTGCTGATCAAAGACCTCCACAAGGAGAACAGCGGGTTTGCAATGGCTCTGCATGCGGCTAAGCTGAAGCAGAAGAGCACtgaggagaagaaccagctgTTGGAGGAGCAAGCCTCAGCTCTGAAGCAACTCATAGGAAAAATCACACCAGCATCTCTGAGTGGTTGA